In a single window of the Sphingosinicella microcystinivorans genome:
- the pobA gene encoding 4-hydroxybenzoate 3-monooxygenase, protein MKTDVAIVGAGPAGLLLGHLLRAAGIDAVIVERQSAAHVLSRIRAGVLETTTTDLMSQLGLDHRLNIEGLRHDGFHLSDGARSIRIDIAALTGRHVTVYGQTELTRDLMDAASKRGLEILYEAADAALHDIETSTPRLTFRRDGSAALLESRFIVGCDGFHGVCRRAIPAGAGRTFEKVYPFGWLGILADVPPCDHELIYASHTNGFALASMRSETRSRYYIQIPSGTNLEDWPDDRIWDELAVRLGPDVAPRITRGAAIEKSIAPLRSFVFEPMRHGSLFLAGDAAHIVPPTGAKGLNLAASDVTYLADALVDFFRQGREASLKAYSDRALARIWKSERFSWALTRLMHNFPEDGDFDQRIRIAELDYIANSIAAQTTIAENYAGLPL, encoded by the coding sequence ATGAAAACGGATGTTGCGATCGTCGGCGCCGGGCCGGCAGGGCTGCTGCTCGGGCATCTGCTTCGCGCGGCGGGCATAGACGCCGTCATCGTGGAAAGACAGTCCGCCGCCCATGTCCTGTCGCGTATTCGTGCCGGTGTTCTGGAAACCACGACCACCGATCTCATGAGCCAGCTGGGCCTCGACCATCGCCTGAACATCGAGGGCCTGCGGCACGACGGCTTTCACCTCTCCGATGGCGCGCGCTCGATCCGGATTGATATTGCAGCCCTGACCGGCAGGCATGTCACGGTGTACGGGCAAACCGAATTGACGCGGGACCTGATGGATGCTGCGTCGAAACGGGGCCTCGAGATTCTTTACGAGGCCGCCGATGCCGCGCTTCATGACATCGAAACCTCGACTCCCCGTCTGACGTTTCGGCGGGACGGGTCTGCGGCGCTGTTGGAGAGCCGGTTCATCGTCGGTTGCGACGGCTTCCACGGCGTATGTCGCCGTGCAATTCCCGCGGGCGCCGGGCGCACCTTCGAAAAGGTATACCCGTTCGGCTGGCTCGGCATCCTCGCCGATGTGCCGCCATGCGACCATGAACTCATCTATGCCAGTCACACGAACGGATTTGCGCTTGCCTCCATGCGATCCGAGACCCGCAGCCGCTACTATATCCAGATTCCATCCGGCACTAACCTCGAGGACTGGCCGGATGACCGGATCTGGGACGAACTTGCCGTCAGGCTTGGCCCCGACGTGGCGCCTCGCATTACGCGAGGGGCCGCCATCGAGAAATCCATAGCGCCCCTGCGCAGCTTCGTGTTCGAACCCATGCGGCACGGCAGCCTTTTCCTAGCAGGGGACGCGGCCCATATCGTACCGCCGACGGGCGCCAAGGGGCTCAATCTGGCGGCGTCCGACGTCACTTACCTCGCCGACGCCCTTGTCGACTTCTTCCGGCAAGGGCGGGAAGCCTCCCTCAAGGCATATTCGGACCGGGCACTCGCAAGGATCTGGAAGAGCGAGCGGTTCAGCTGGGCGCTTACCAGGCTCATGCACAATTTTCCGGAAGACGGCGACTTCGATCAGCGAATTCGAATCGCCGAGCTCGACTATATCGCGAACAGCATCGCCGCGCAGACGACGATCGCTGAAAACTACGCGGGATTGCCCTTGTAA
- a CDS encoding LuxR C-terminal-related transcriptional regulator gives MLLSKLRPPMLNADTVPRSALIGRLERGRSHLLSLLHSPAGFGKTTLLAQFYRHLEAAGEAAAWLALDEDDRDPERFVAYLTSAVARAVAGPAPPDSETLATLLNALSADGPPTFVFLDDYHLAQTRQNDQVIEWLLRHRPQRLRLVVAMRGWPTFPVSRLRAEGNLIEFDEEDLRFRLDDGGRLFGDELDSAGIAAVFERTEGWPVALQLARLWASRHGGTPSPFPGFTGSASEMAAYLAEEIVAGLPEASRDLLLATAIVQELPLDLARHLTGGRATSAMLAELVALNVPIFAVPGHDDRFRYHPIFREFLAAQLAVSDRHDKRAQHLLASQWFLDHGQIVDAIEHAAAAGEAERAIEMAGSVSWVRQISRGRSVDVRRVLAALPDDSICRHPRLAATLAFLKYKDGNYKAGSRLFQDLEAMFPRGPDRAAAFGPDATQDLQLLDALHAAYVDQGIAPEAIRPLETLLVGADPTDYGFRGTLTTTLGLLYFRNGRLLNSRATFLASMDEFDSGNIGYGTVFIPIHLAMIAIAQAQLGEARSWIASGSEKIRAHFSFDPALHHQLDLIAAELHYLSGDLASAKLCLSPAMTAIEQTEGWTELYIAAYRTMAAIAFAEHGIDAAHSVLDAGDAAALRLGLPRLSFNLASKRVQLLLAAGALAEAKRAAEDSGLAAIAADRHYPVTSWIERDEATASLARLAIAHDDPAEAFERLAELERRSHESDAGLRLIQCRILKAIAFRKTGEPDLAVSSMRQALMEAMREGLVRPFLDEGLAVRTLLKDTVAHIGVGAMTEALYAWISQLLIAFDGGNVNESASETVGSVIFTPTEFSVLQELRTGGSNKQIARRLSTTENTVKFHMKNIFRKLGVNTRRLAIEVALQRNLLPS, from the coding sequence TTGCTGCTGAGCAAGCTCCGGCCGCCCATGCTCAACGCCGATACGGTGCCGCGCAGCGCACTCATCGGACGGCTCGAGCGGGGCCGTTCGCACCTGCTGTCGCTGCTGCATTCGCCCGCCGGCTTCGGCAAGACGACACTGCTCGCACAATTCTACCGCCATCTGGAGGCGGCCGGCGAGGCGGCGGCATGGCTGGCGCTCGACGAGGACGACCGCGATCCGGAGCGTTTCGTCGCCTATCTCACCAGCGCCGTGGCCCGCGCCGTCGCCGGGCCCGCACCGCCCGACAGCGAAACGCTGGCGACATTGCTGAACGCCCTGTCGGCGGACGGGCCGCCGACCTTCGTCTTCCTCGACGACTATCACCTGGCGCAGACGCGGCAGAACGACCAGGTGATCGAATGGCTGCTGCGCCACCGGCCGCAGCGGCTGAGGCTCGTCGTCGCGATGCGGGGGTGGCCGACCTTTCCGGTGTCGCGGCTGCGCGCGGAGGGCAATCTCATCGAATTCGACGAGGAGGACCTGCGCTTCCGGCTCGACGACGGCGGGCGGCTGTTCGGCGACGAGCTGGACTCTGCCGGGATCGCGGCGGTCTTCGAGCGGACCGAAGGCTGGCCGGTGGCGCTGCAGCTCGCGCGGCTGTGGGCGAGCCGGCACGGGGGCACGCCCTCGCCTTTCCCGGGCTTCACCGGCAGCGCCAGCGAGATGGCGGCCTATCTGGCGGAGGAGATCGTCGCCGGCCTGCCCGAGGCGAGCCGCGACCTGCTGCTCGCCACCGCGATCGTGCAGGAGCTGCCGCTCGATCTCGCCCGCCATCTCACCGGGGGCCGGGCGACCAGCGCCATGCTCGCCGAACTGGTCGCGCTCAACGTGCCGATCTTCGCGGTGCCCGGCCATGACGACCGCTTTCGCTACCACCCGATCTTCCGGGAATTCCTGGCCGCGCAGCTCGCCGTCTCGGACCGCCACGACAAGCGCGCGCAGCACCTGCTGGCCAGCCAGTGGTTTCTGGATCACGGGCAGATCGTCGACGCGATCGAACATGCCGCGGCCGCGGGCGAAGCCGAGCGCGCGATCGAGATGGCGGGCAGCGTCAGCTGGGTGCGCCAGATCAGCCGGGGCCGTTCGGTCGACGTCCGCCGCGTGCTTGCCGCATTGCCGGACGACAGCATCTGCCGTCATCCGAGGCTTGCGGCCACGCTCGCCTTCCTCAAGTACAAGGACGGGAACTACAAGGCGGGCTCGCGGCTGTTCCAGGACCTGGAGGCGATGTTTCCGCGCGGGCCCGACAGGGCCGCCGCATTCGGACCGGACGCGACACAGGACCTCCAGCTGCTCGACGCGCTGCACGCCGCCTATGTCGACCAGGGCATCGCGCCCGAGGCGATCCGCCCGCTCGAAACGCTGCTCGTGGGCGCCGATCCCACCGACTACGGCTTCCGCGGCACGCTCACCACCACGCTCGGCCTGCTCTATTTCCGCAACGGCCGGCTGCTCAATTCGCGCGCGACCTTCCTTGCCAGCATGGACGAGTTCGACAGCGGCAACATCGGCTACGGCACGGTCTTCATCCCTATCCATCTGGCGATGATCGCGATCGCGCAGGCGCAGCTCGGCGAGGCGCGGTCGTGGATCGCCAGCGGATCGGAGAAGATCCGCGCGCATTTCTCGTTCGATCCGGCGCTGCATCACCAGCTCGACCTGATCGCCGCCGAGCTTCATTATCTGTCCGGAGATCTTGCGTCCGCGAAGCTGTGCCTTTCCCCGGCGATGACCGCGATCGAGCAGACCGAGGGCTGGACCGAACTCTATATCGCCGCCTATCGCACCATGGCGGCGATCGCGTTCGCGGAGCACGGCATCGACGCGGCGCACAGCGTGCTCGACGCGGGCGACGCCGCCGCCTTGCGGCTCGGGCTGCCGCGCCTGTCGTTCAACCTTGCCTCGAAGCGTGTCCAGCTGCTGCTTGCGGCGGGCGCGCTTGCCGAGGCGAAGCGCGCAGCGGAGGACAGCGGGCTCGCCGCCATCGCCGCAGACCGGCACTATCCCGTGACGAGCTGGATCGAGCGCGACGAGGCGACCGCCAGCCTCGCGCGGCTCGCCATAGCGCACGACGATCCGGCCGAAGCGTTCGAACGGCTCGCGGAGCTGGAGCGGCGCAGCCACGAAAGCGACGCCGGTCTCCGCCTGATCCAGTGCCGTATCCTGAAGGCCATCGCCTTCCGCAAGACGGGCGAACCCGACCTGGCGGTCTCCAGTATGCGCCAGGCCTTGATGGAGGCGATGCGCGAGGGTCTGGTCCGCCCCTTTCTGGACGAAGGGCTGGCGGTCCGCACGCTGCTCAAGGATACGGTCGCCCATATCGGGGTCGGAGCAATGACCGAGGCGCTCTACGCCTGGATCTCGCAATTGCTGATCGCCTTCGACGGCGGCAACGTGAACGAAAGCGCGTCCGAGACGGTCGGATCGGTGATCTTCACCCCCACCGAGTTCAGCGTCCTGCAGGAACTGCGAACAGGCGGATCGAACAAGCAGATCGCCCGGCGGCTCTCCACCACCGAAAACACGGTCAAGTTCCACATGAAGAACATTTTCAGGAAGCTGGGCGTCAACACCCGCCGTCTGGCAATCGAGGTCGCATTGCAACGCAACTTGCTGCCTTCGTAA
- a CDS encoding threonine aldolase family protein, whose protein sequence is MTDKDLLLRAGCGRTLSHHGPADPRFLLRALADRPEAALASDFYGHGGAVALLEQRTAALLGKPAALFVIKGVTAQLALLRALTGARAGAVAIPALGHMAVDEADAVDHLVEAPVIRLGGEAPFGADALDALDAPPAVCVVELPLRRAAYRLPPLAALEALSSWCRRHGTHLHVDGARLWEAAAGYGVPPAAVAAFADSLYVSFYKGLGGLAGAALAGERALLDAVAPWKTRLGGDLHTAFPYALSALGGLDLRLPRMAAYVARARALAGHLAERGFAVVPDVPHVNAFQVRLPGAPDALMEASRAFARRRGIWLFDGFRSAPGGQAAAEIVVGDAAMALTDAGIGGWIAEMAAG, encoded by the coding sequence ATGACCGATAAGGACCTGCTCCTTCGCGCCGGGTGCGGCCGCACCTTGTCGCACCACGGCCCGGCGGATCCCCGGTTCCTGCTGCGTGCGCTCGCCGATCGGCCGGAGGCGGCGCTGGCGTCCGATTTCTATGGGCACGGCGGCGCGGTCGCGTTGCTCGAGCAGCGGACGGCGGCGCTGCTCGGCAAGCCGGCGGCGCTCTTCGTGATCAAGGGCGTGACTGCGCAGCTTGCGCTGCTGCGCGCCCTGACCGGCGCGCGCGCCGGTGCCGTCGCGATCCCCGCGCTGGGCCACATGGCGGTGGACGAGGCCGATGCCGTCGATCACCTCGTCGAGGCGCCGGTGATCCGTCTGGGCGGCGAGGCACCGTTCGGGGCGGACGCGCTCGACGCGCTCGATGCGCCGCCGGCCGTCTGCGTCGTCGAGTTGCCGCTGCGCCGCGCCGCCTATCGGCTGCCGCCGCTGGCCGCGCTGGAGGCGCTGTCGTCATGGTGCCGCCGCCACGGCACGCACCTCCACGTCGACGGCGCCCGGCTGTGGGAGGCGGCGGCGGGCTACGGCGTGCCGCCCGCCGCCGTCGCTGCGTTTGCCGACAGCCTCTATGTCTCGTTCTACAAGGGGCTGGGCGGGCTGGCCGGTGCGGCGCTGGCGGGCGAGCGGGCGCTGCTGGATGCCGTGGCGCCCTGGAAGACGCGGCTGGGCGGCGACCTGCACACCGCATTTCCCTATGCGCTGTCTGCGCTCGGCGGGCTCGATCTGCGGCTGCCGCGCATGGCCGCCTATGTCGCGCGCGCCCGCGCGCTCGCGGGTCATCTGGCGGAGCGCGGCTTCGCGGTGGTGCCCGATGTGCCGCACGTCAACGCCTTCCAGGTCCGGCTGCCCGGCGCGCCCGACGCGCTGATGGAGGCAAGCCGCGCCTTTGCGCGGCGCCGCGGCATCTGGCTGTTCGACGGCTTCCGGTCCGCGCCCGGCGGACAGGCGGCCGCCGAGATCGTCGTTGGCGACGCGGCGATGGCGTTGACGGATGCCGGGATCGGCGGCTGGATCGCCGAGATGGCGGCAGGTTGA
- a CDS encoding hydantoinase/oxoprolinase family protein, whose translation MRIGVDVGGTNTDAALLDGRRVVASLKTPTTEDVGSGVVASIRKLLGTARVAPDAIDGVMIGTTQFTNAFVERVRLNDVAVIRICLPAAKSLNPLIDWPRDLLMAVGKRIFLVGGGYEFDGQPIAPLDEAAVAAAAREIRKAGITAVAISCVFSPIDTTMEHRAAEIVRAEIPDARVTLSSELGRMGLIERENAAIMNASLADLSERVVRSFGDALRSLGVTVPFFISQNDGTLMSADFVARYPVLTFASGPTNSMRGAAYLSGRKDAIVVDIGGTTTDVGVLANGFPRESSLAVDIGGVRTNFRMPDILAIGLGGGSRVDPEDPRRIGPKSVGFRLAREALVFGGETLTATDIAVAAGVADIGDRSRVRHLDAAFVEAAMDEIHRKVEQAIDRMKTSADDATVVLVGGGSVLIDRELNGVGELLIPERSSEANAIGAAIAQVGGEVDRVFHYAETGRDAALDQARAEAVRRVVDAGASADSVSIIEVEELPLSYAPQGAVRVRVKAVGELATVARLQPEMERA comes from the coding sequence ATGCGTATAGGGGTGGATGTTGGTGGAACGAACACGGACGCGGCGCTGCTCGACGGCCGCCGGGTCGTCGCTTCGCTGAAGACGCCGACCACCGAGGACGTGGGGTCGGGCGTCGTCGCCTCGATCCGCAAGCTGCTCGGCACCGCGCGCGTCGCGCCCGATGCGATCGACGGGGTGATGATCGGCACCACCCAGTTCACCAACGCCTTTGTCGAGCGCGTTCGGCTGAACGACGTTGCGGTGATCCGCATCTGCCTGCCCGCGGCGAAAAGCCTGAACCCGCTGATCGACTGGCCGCGCGACCTGCTGATGGCGGTGGGCAAGCGCATCTTCCTCGTCGGCGGCGGCTACGAGTTCGACGGGCAGCCGATCGCGCCGCTCGACGAGGCGGCGGTGGCCGCGGCGGCGCGCGAGATCCGCAAGGCCGGCATCACCGCCGTCGCGATTTCCTGCGTCTTCTCGCCCATCGACACCACGATGGAGCACCGCGCGGCGGAGATCGTGCGCGCCGAGATTCCCGATGCCCGCGTCACCCTGTCGAGCGAGCTCGGCCGGATGGGGCTGATCGAGCGCGAGAATGCGGCGATCATGAACGCGTCGCTTGCCGACCTGTCCGAACGCGTCGTCCGTTCCTTCGGCGATGCGCTGCGCAGCCTCGGCGTGACCGTGCCCTTCTTCATCAGCCAGAACGACGGGACGCTGATGAGCGCGGACTTCGTCGCGCGCTATCCGGTGCTGACCTTCGCCTCCGGTCCCACCAACTCGATGCGCGGCGCCGCCTATCTTTCGGGGCGCAAGGACGCGATCGTCGTCGACATCGGCGGCACCACCACCGATGTCGGCGTGCTCGCCAACGGCTTCCCGCGCGAATCCTCGCTGGCCGTCGATATCGGCGGGGTGCGCACCAATTTCCGTATGCCCGACATACTGGCGATCGGGCTCGGCGGCGGCAGCCGGGTGGACCCGGAGGACCCGCGCCGGATCGGTCCGAAATCGGTGGGCTTTCGTCTGGCGCGCGAGGCGCTGGTGTTCGGCGGTGAGACGCTGACCGCCACCGACATCGCGGTTGCCGCCGGGGTCGCCGATATCGGCGACCGGTCGCGCGTGCGGCATCTGGACGCCGCCTTCGTCGAGGCCGCGATGGACGAGATTCACCGCAAGGTGGAGCAGGCGATCGACCGCATGAAGACCTCGGCCGACGACGCGACCGTGGTGCTGGTGGGCGGCGGCAGCGTGCTGATCGACCGTGAGCTGAACGGCGTCGGCGAGCTGCTCATCCCCGAGCGCTCGTCGGAGGCCAATGCGATCGGCGCCGCCATCGCGCAGGTGGGCGGCGAGGTCGACCGGGTCTTCCACTATGCCGAGACGGGCCGCGACGCCGCGCTGGATCAGGCGCGCGCCGAGGCCGTGCGCCGCGTGGTCGATGCCGGCGCAAGCGCCGACAGCGTCTCCATCATCGAGGTCGAGGAGCTGCCGCTGTCCTATGCGCCGCAGGGCGCGGTGCGCGTCCGCGTGAAGGCCGTGGGCGAGCTGGCGACCGTCGCGCGGCTCCAGCCGGAAATGGAGAGGGCCTGA
- a CDS encoding DUF917 domain-containing protein, which produces MELNREDLIDYATGAAFLGTGGGGDPYIGRLMLQQEFDEGRRADIIDPADLADDALVITTAGIGAPTVMIEKIPCVIAAERAVRAVEDRLGRKADAIISIEAGGANGTLPLVVAARMGLPVVDADGMGRAFPELHMVTFSVYGCSSAPMSLASERGDLMSIETESNVLAERLARGAVVNLGAMAQIALYPMSGADVKRTAVPNTLTLSLRIGQAISGARARKSCPFAALIDFFAKASPPRHARVLYDGKVSDVLRETEGGFARGAVTLVPIEGEGDPCRITFQNEFLVAEKAGRTLAMVPDLIVVLDRETGEPITTETLRFGQRVKVMAVGVPPIMRTPEALATFGPRAFGFDMDFTAIEDLPPDGLSPVTLTTARDAD; this is translated from the coding sequence ATGGAACTCAATCGCGAAGACCTGATCGACTATGCGACCGGCGCCGCCTTCCTCGGCACCGGCGGCGGCGGCGACCCCTATATCGGCCGGCTCATGCTGCAGCAGGAGTTCGACGAGGGGCGCCGCGCCGACATCATAGACCCCGCTGACCTTGCTGACGACGCGCTGGTGATCACGACCGCGGGCATCGGCGCCCCGACGGTGATGATCGAGAAGATTCCCTGCGTGATCGCCGCCGAGCGCGCGGTGCGCGCGGTGGAGGACCGTCTGGGACGCAAGGCGGATGCGATCATCTCGATCGAGGCGGGCGGCGCCAACGGCACGCTTCCGCTGGTGGTGGCGGCGCGCATGGGGCTGCCGGTGGTCGATGCCGACGGCATGGGCCGCGCCTTTCCCGAGCTGCACATGGTCACGTTCAGCGTCTATGGCTGCAGCAGCGCGCCGATGAGCCTCGCCAGCGAGCGCGGCGACCTGATGAGCATCGAGACGGAGTCCAACGTGCTGGCCGAGCGGCTGGCGCGGGGCGCGGTCGTCAACCTCGGTGCGATGGCGCAGATCGCGCTCTATCCGATGAGCGGCGCGGACGTGAAGCGCACCGCGGTGCCCAACACGCTGACGCTGTCGCTTCGCATCGGGCAGGCGATCAGCGGCGCGCGGGCGCGCAAGAGCTGCCCGTTCGCAGCGCTCATAGACTTCTTCGCCAAGGCCAGCCCGCCGCGCCATGCCCGCGTCCTCTACGACGGCAAGGTGTCCGACGTGCTGCGCGAAACTGAGGGCGGCTTCGCGCGCGGCGCCGTCACGCTGGTGCCGATCGAGGGCGAGGGCGATCCGTGCCGCATCACCTTCCAGAACGAGTTCCTGGTCGCTGAAAAGGCGGGGCGGACGCTGGCGATGGTGCCCGACCTGATCGTTGTGCTCGACCGCGAGACCGGCGAGCCGATCACCACCGAGACGCTGCGCTTCGGTCAGCGGGTGAAGGTGATGGCGGTGGGCGTGCCGCCGATCATGCGCACGCCCGAGGCGCTGGCGACCTTCGGACCGAGAGCCTTCGGGTTCGACATGGATTTCACGGCGATCGAAGACCTCCCGCCCGACGGGCTGAGCCCGGTGACACTGACGACGGCCCGCGATGCGGACTGA
- a CDS encoding quinone oxidoreductase family protein: MRTEAIVLRRYGGPEELVLEQVPLAAPGPGEILLRHSAINVNFHDTYVRTGQYRTLDLPGIPGLDAVGVVEAIGPDVEDLAPGDRIAWISGAYGGYAARRVLRAGLAFRLPGGISDAQAAASLMKAFTVRMLVRDSHRVEPGQTVLIHAAAGGVSQLLCQWCKALGARVIGTVSSEAKAEVARACGADEIVFYRSEDFVARVNALTGGEGVAAVYDSVGRDTFAGSLRCLDYGGVLVNFGQSSGPVEPFRPSDLAVRSLSVTRPILFHKIRRPDQLRTYVQDTLDAFDRGVVRPIDPDTLPLSRAADAHRILEAGESRGGLVLVPDR, translated from the coding sequence ATGCGGACTGAGGCGATCGTCCTTCGCCGCTATGGCGGCCCCGAGGAGCTGGTCCTCGAACAGGTGCCGCTGGCCGCGCCGGGGCCGGGCGAGATCCTGCTGCGCCACAGCGCGATCAACGTCAATTTCCACGACACCTATGTCCGCACCGGCCAGTACCGCACGCTCGACCTGCCCGGCATTCCGGGGCTGGATGCGGTGGGCGTGGTCGAGGCGATCGGTCCCGATGTCGAGGACCTCGCGCCCGGCGACCGGATCGCATGGATCAGCGGCGCATATGGAGGCTATGCCGCGCGTCGGGTTCTGCGCGCCGGGCTTGCCTTTCGCCTGCCGGGCGGGATCAGCGACGCGCAGGCGGCGGCCTCGCTGATGAAGGCGTTCACGGTGCGGATGCTGGTGCGCGATTCGCATCGTGTCGAGCCCGGCCAGACCGTGCTGATCCATGCCGCCGCGGGCGGGGTGAGCCAGCTGCTCTGCCAGTGGTGCAAGGCGCTTGGCGCGCGCGTGATCGGCACGGTGAGCAGCGAGGCCAAGGCGGAGGTCGCCCGGGCCTGCGGTGCCGACGAGATCGTGTTCTACCGTTCGGAAGACTTCGTCGCGCGCGTGAACGCGCTGACCGGCGGCGAAGGCGTCGCCGCGGTCTATGACTCGGTGGGCCGCGACACCTTCGCCGGGTCGCTGCGCTGCCTCGATTATGGCGGCGTGCTCGTCAATTTCGGTCAGTCCTCCGGTCCGGTCGAGCCTTTCCGGCCGTCCGACCTCGCGGTCCGGTCGTTGAGCGTCACCCGGCCGATCCTGTTCCACAAGATTCGCCGGCCCGATCAGCTCCGCACCTATGTCCAAGACACATTGGACGCGTTCGACCGTGGCGTCGTGCGCCCGATTGATCCCGACACCCTGCCGCTGTCCCGTGCCGCCGATGCGCACCGCATCCTCGAGGCCGGGGAAAGCCGGGGAGGGCTGGTGCTGGTGCCGGACCGATGA
- a CDS encoding TonB-dependent receptor codes for MRQMIQVLLAATTLTPLAAGVALAQGAAAADPVVEDGAIVVTARLRAESLQNVPDSIVAFGAKDIAAAGIDQIQDIADMVPNVILRKGFRSGESNITIRGITSGRQGWPPVAFVIDGVKATSIDAMEQGTLLDVERIEVLKGPQGALYGAGAIGGAINIVTRKPSQEFEGRVQASYARGNDIKLSGGVSGPIVDDTLFYSVSGYFNDTDGIVKTANGTGAVDARQQTTGRARLLFTPGETLSFDLRASITDSHGSVPGTVDKISNAALVDEFRTAANPGPMRRKGYLGRENRRLVDVSLRTEADLDFATFSTVLAYQDINQDLFGTVNYEGGPAPASRTLFGAETFGEAAAPGQVIDEFQDLTDDFETYSADIRLTSASDQRLRWVVGLELARRLSYTHLGAGQLIAGPTVSRTYLLNRWDRKLDKIWGVYAQASYDIVDGLELTVAGRYDEDNARNTRVTDPRTNTPIPAPDPDGNLVDSLKAKDSAFTPKVQLSYSWTSRIMTYLTYSEGYRFGFFNSGNRALPESTKNYEIGLKSQLFDDMLTFNAAAFRIDYSNQQVTQTIATPPFRTTTNIPNTKITGFEADLSLRATDKLRFSGGVGYTDAVVQDAARTQAPVTPKWTANASMQWQEPLSDTLDFVSRVDYRYQGGMFLRVNEVFPIKDKTFVDARIGVEHDRYSVKLFVENLLDTQQALSLSPFAGQFTRTFSPPRSYGVELQYKF; via the coding sequence ATGAGACAGATGATTCAGGTTCTGCTGGCGGCGACCACCTTGACCCCGCTGGCGGCAGGGGTTGCGCTGGCGCAGGGGGCGGCCGCGGCTGATCCGGTGGTCGAAGACGGCGCCATCGTCGTCACCGCGCGTCTGCGCGCGGAAAGCCTGCAGAACGTCCCCGATTCCATCGTGGCCTTCGGCGCGAAGGATATTGCCGCGGCCGGTATCGACCAGATTCAGGACATCGCCGACATGGTGCCCAACGTGATCCTGCGAAAGGGCTTCCGTTCCGGCGAGAGCAACATCACGATCCGCGGCATCACCTCCGGCCGGCAGGGCTGGCCGCCTGTCGCCTTCGTGATCGACGGGGTGAAGGCGACCTCGATCGACGCGATGGAGCAGGGCACGCTGCTCGACGTCGAGCGCATCGAGGTGCTGAAGGGGCCGCAGGGCGCGCTCTACGGCGCCGGCGCGATCGGCGGCGCGATCAACATCGTGACGCGCAAGCCGAGCCAGGAGTTCGAGGGGCGGGTGCAGGCGTCCTATGCGCGCGGCAACGACATCAAGCTTTCGGGCGGGGTTTCCGGCCCGATCGTCGACGATACGCTGTTCTATTCGGTCAGCGGCTATTTCAACGACACCGACGGCATCGTGAAGACCGCCAACGGTACCGGCGCGGTCGATGCGCGCCAGCAGACGACCGGACGGGCGCGGCTGCTGTTCACGCCCGGCGAGACGCTGAGCTTCGACCTGCGCGCCTCGATCACCGACTCGCACGGCTCGGTGCCGGGCACCGTCGACAAGATCAGCAATGCCGCGCTGGTCGACGAGTTCCGCACCGCCGCCAATCCCGGCCCGATGCGCCGCAAGGGGTATCTGGGCCGCGAAAATCGCAGGCTGGTCGACGTCTCGCTGCGGACCGAGGCCGATCTCGACTTCGCGACCTTTTCCACCGTGCTCGCCTATCAGGACATCAACCAGGACCTGTTCGGCACCGTGAACTACGAGGGCGGCCCGGCGCCCGCGAGCCGCACGCTGTTCGGCGCCGAGACCTTCGGCGAGGCCGCCGCGCCCGGACAGGTGATCGACGAGTTCCAGGACCTGACCGACGATTTCGAGACCTACAGCGCGGACATCCGCCTGACCTCCGCATCGGACCAGCGTCTGCGCTGGGTGGTCGGGCTGGAGCTGGCGCGGCGTCTGTCCTACACGCATCTGGGCGCCGGGCAGCTGATCGCCGGACCCACGGTGTCGCGCACCTATCTGCTCAACCGCTGGGACCGCAAGCTCGACAAGATCTGGGGCGTCTATGCGCAGGCGTCGTATGACATCGTCGACGGTCTCGAGCTCACCGTTGCGGGCCGCTACGACGAGGACAACGCCCGCAACACGCGCGTCACCGATCCCCGGACGAACACGCCCATTCCGGCCCCCGATCCGGACGGCAACCTGGTCGACTCGCTGAAGGCGAAGGACAGCGCCTTCACGCCCAAGGTCCAGCTTTCCTATTCCTGGACCAGCAGGATCATGACCTATCTCACCTATTCGGAAGGGTATCGCTTCGGCTTCTTCAATTCGGGCAACCGTGCGCTGCCGGAATCGACGAAGAACTACGAGATCGGCCTCAAGAGCCAGCTCTTCGACGACATGCTGACCTTCAACGCCGCGGCGTTCCGTATCGACTATTCGAACCAGCAGGTGACGCAGACCATCGCCACGCCGCCGTTCCGCACCACCACCAACATCCCGAACACCAAGATCACCGGCTTCGAGGCCGACCTGTCGCTGCGCGCGACCGACAAGCTGCGGTTCTCGGGCGGCGTCGGCTATACCGACGCCGTGGTGCAGGACGCGGCGCGCACGCAGGCGCCGGTCACGCCGAAATGGACGGCCAATGCGTCGATGCAGTGGCAGGAGCCGCTGAGCGACACGCTCGATTTCGTGAGCCGCGTCGACTATCGCTATCAGGGCGGCATGTTCCTGCGCGTCAACGAGGTCTTCCCCATCAAGGACAAGACGTTCGTCGATGCGCGGATCGGCGTCGAGCACGACCGGTACAGCGTCAAGCTGTTCGTCGAGAACCTGCTCGACACGCAGCAGGCGCTGAGCCTGTCTCCCTTCGCGGGGCAGTTCACGCGCACCTTCAGCCCGCCGCGCAGCTACGGCGTGGAACTCCAGTACAAGTTCTGA